TGTATAAATAATTCGGGACCTCCTGCCCGAGATATATTTATAGTTCTATCTATATACACGCAGATTGATATGGTTTCGCACTCTGATTTTCGGCAAGCCATTTGTTGTCTGACGTAGGATGATATTTGCTCTTTTGATTACGCCTTTGCCCCATGGGCGAAGCCAGACCCAATTTGTGCACGCGTGTGCACCTAATTGTAGGCAAAGTGCACTCCTCCTTTTTAGTTACTTAAATGTAATTGCACACAAGTGCAATTAAACAGCTTGACGCATGCGGCACAAATTTCCACGCTTGGGAAAACCCCCAACGAGCTGCCAGGTCGCCGGGATCAACAGTGCAGCCTGCTTGGCAATTAATTCCATTAAGTTTTGTACCCCCATAGCATATTTATACTTTCAACAATTCAACAAAGACTACTCCATTACTTTTGCTtgattaaatcttttttaattaataaataatatttaataaatgtactAATTGATACCATATGGTCTTTCACATTTTGCAGTCCTGTTTAAAGTGATTAGCTATTTAatcacaaaatatatatttcctttCCGCCACTTAACGAAATATAAtctattttctgttttttataaaGTCTTGTGCACCAtttatattgatatttttactaTTCTAACAAACTAAACTGTCCATCAGAGGTTTTAACGTAtcataaatttgattaatatttaaataattggctataattcccaaaaattttgtaaactcGGCcgaattcaataaatatttttgtgtttgaaCATGGCTATGAATATGGTACTgatattttcttcttttcctatttcatttgatttttgttttggttttttttataagcaatTAATTGGCACCACTGACATTCTCCGAGGAAGAACCACCTCCTTGGCCGCTTCTGCACTTTGTCTTCATTCATCTCTGAGCAGATTCGCCTCCAAGtcgtaaattttaaatgcttttgtGGGTCATTGCTGCCGAGATGGCAAAACCCGGGGAGCGAGCATTCAAACGAGGCGAAAAGCGCAAGAACAAGACGTAAGTTTGATCTGAACTTTTGCCAAGCGAGTCTTTTGAACTGCTGCATCCTCTCGGCTTTTCCCGCAGCCTCCCTCCTTCGCTGCTTTTCCTGCCAGTCGAAAGACGAAGAAAAATTTATGCGCCTGGCTGCGCCGGTCAGCGAAATGGCGCCAAGGTTCAAAGCTCCAAACAAAGGTTGAGCAAAAAGGGGCAGGGCCACTTAGTGGCCCCACTCCACTGGCCACATGATTGAGTTTCGGCCACCGTCGTTGTTTTCCCTCGCCATCGCTTGTGcattcaattttattgcaaattgtTTGCAACAGTGTTTGAACTTTTGTTCTGGGCCGGAGCcctgtatttttgtttttcggccATGCAAAACATGTCCCAAcagccataaaaaaaatgtagctgCACTGCAGCCTACCGAAGGGCAATGGGATACGCATACACGGAAAAGGGGTAAAAGCGGAAAAGTGTTTGCCCATCACGTATACGAAATGTTTTACGTTCAAGTAACAACTACGAGGGTTGCGAAAAAAATTCTGGAGGAATCTCCCAGTATTCTGTATTGCCTTTCATTGCATTAAAAGCATGGGTTCTAAAGTTGTTGATAGACTTGcttaaatattcataaattaaattcacagGAAAAGTAAGCTCAATGTGAGCTAACCAAATAGAGGTTTACAAAGTGAatgcttaatttttataatatttaacagCTATTGTCAATAAACTCTAACCTtaagttaaaagttaattttttgtaaatatttttaataaaattgttttcttccattaaattttaaaaaaatattcgatTTTTTCCCtagaagttttattttaacatttttaaagtccTAATGTAGTGACTAGCAAAACCACTGTATGTACAATACACTCGTTTACAAAACTTTTCATGCTAGGAAATAACTATGCAAATAGTTAgtaaaggaaattaaattttatctgTTCAAAAAATATCGAATTGTCGAACTAATACTTTAATAAGTATATATTATccaacttttcaatttttaatcaagACCGATACAGTTCCGATGGAAACCTAAATTACTGCGAATATATATTCATCACAATCAATCTGCCTTAAACATTATCAAGCTGATTTCTTCAATAATTATTTCTGAGTTCCTCCACCGCATAAGCAGAATCAGAATTCAAATGACTTTACAGCCCTCGAGGAGCGCGCCAACACAGACACATGCACTTATCGCAATTTCTGCTGCAATTATATACTTGCCAAAACAATGGCCACGAAATATAGAGAGAAATTCGCAAATTTACAGACAACTCAGGAACTCGGTGCTCCAAAGTGCAAACCACGCAAATGTTCAGTTTGGATTTATTGTTATGCGAAACTCTTCTTTTTatgtgtatataaatatatgttatatatttatatgagCCCCTCGAGTGCGCGAGTGTATTCGTGTGTGGCAATGCGGCGAAATGTGTTACAATTAATTTGGCACACACGGCGTATGCTGAATATTATTTGGTCTCTGCAATCGAGTAAATCCGCGGCAATTGGCAATTATACAAATTCTCTTCGCAGACAATTGCATGTGCAAAACAGACCAGTGGGCGGGGATAGGTGGTGTGATGGGGCGGACCGGGGTGGAACAACCATCCATGGCCATGGCTGATTGATGAGTCGACCTCCAATGATGTGACAAAGTGGAAGCATTGAAAACGTCGGTGGCCACCCATTTTGCCCGAGCTGATTCGGGGTTAGGTCAAAGGTCTGCGGTTGCTGAACTTTAAATGCTGCACCGACATTTGCATTTGAGCTTTAAAACTATCAAGTCCACGATGGATGGATGCATATGAATTACTGTCAGCTTACAGTGCACTGAAAGAGGATTTTTACATTActcatttattatttgtacagctgcaaaattaaatatttcttcccaaataaactaattattaagaatttttttccttGTCCCTTACttagataaatttaaatatataaacttcaaTTCAATACGAAATTGgtaaaccaaaaatttaattgttgattaccaaaaaaaccaaaaaaaaacagacagaattaaagtataagtattaaataaaaacttaataatataACCTCTATACTTattagtttcatttctatactgaagtctaaaactgtagtctagggccttttttttaaacttcttGGTATTGACACTTATCTTATtgagaaatttgtaaaacccaaagattaaaatttatgtaacaACAGTTTGTTTTCTaagacattttttgtttgggtgcacattgttaaaaaataagtacaTTTTACGACAAATACTTGTATATAAAGAAATATGtacaagtttaattaaaacatcaaaCATGAATGATATTTAAGGCATTAAATAAGTAAGAAATATTCCACCAACACCAAAACTAAGttgaacaaaatatatttaaggtACGACCTTGAACTAGAGCGAATTATGTCTAAAACAtcgttttaaaacttaaattttgaaacaaaTGTTCCGTGCTTTTTTCCAGGTGCACTTACCTGTGTGTCAACAAAGAAGGGAACTATTATGGCAGCATAAAGGACCACCAGGGCACCGCCTCCAATGCCGATGATTGAACTAATGGCCACCAGCTCATGGAGCAGCGATGCGGGGCTTGGTTTTATGAGGAGGATGTGCCGGCAGGTGTCACAACAATGGGCGCACGCTCTTCGTTTATTCCAGAATGCTACACATACCCTAAATTCCACGCTGGGAATCCGGATCCCGGCCAGAACTTCAAACGCTTGCCGGGCGCTTCGTTTATTTACACAAAACTAGTTTATGCCCGAAAAGCACCATTCGCAGGCACTTAACAAGCGCTCCCGTTTATTATCTTAATTATTCCCAGCGTTTCGGCGGCGCTCTTTGACGCACCACTAGAGATTCCGATTCAGATTCGGATTTGGTTTTGGACTCGGGTCCGTATATCTGGGTCCGAGCAACTGCACCGTGTGAACAGGAGGCGGCAACTAAGCAAACCATGTCAAAATATCTGGGTGCTCGCTCATAGCAGCGCCAAATGCACGCCAACCGATTTGTTTATCCATTGGCTGCGTGTGCGTGAATTTGTTGGTTATTAATTGCAATGAATGGTACCGGCGTGggcagcttttttttttatttttggttgtttCTCTCTGATTTTTGGGTTCTGGTTTTTGACGGCGTCTAGCCGgttctattttaaatatttaagcgcCCTCTGGCGGATAACGGTCTGATTACGATAGTTTTTGTTAGATGTATCAGCGCTTCTCAGcactgattttttttaaaacaaatttaaagtaactttaaatcgattaaataacttataaacaactaaacaattaatttttaaagttggcAATTAATAGATAGCACTTATGTGTTGGGGAAAAATCTCTTTTCTgaattacatatttaattcTGCATATCCTTTAAGCTTATTTTCTGCTGTTTTGCTAAGAAAATACTTTGGGAAGAGAAAATCATTACAATTAAACAACATAATTTGGATTAACTcaaatataagttttaaaactaactaCAACAATGCAAACTAATGAACTTAAGTAGTGTTTGCTGCTTATCTACATTAACTTATTTACAACTTCCTTAATGGGAACTCCTCCCTGAACCCACTGCTATTAATTAATCACCTGACAAGGTGCCACATCCTCGATTTCCTCCCCGTCCAGCGCCTTAATCTGGCACTGGCACAGGAACTGCACGATCTTTCGCTCGGCATTTGATCGCTCCAGCGGACTCAGGCCGTCCAGCAGCATCTGAGCCTTGGCCAGCAGGCTGTTAGCCGGCGTAGCACTTCGCTGTTcccgctcctgctcctgctgctcgtGCTGAATTTGGGCCTGCAGCTCTCGCGATTGTTGCAACACTGTCTCCATGTTGGCTATCACCGTAGTCAGTAGTTTGTCGGAGTTGGTAGCAGGCGGGGCAGAGTCCTCTACGAGGGAAGGTAGCTCCTCCACAACGGGATTCGCTCTGTCGATGGTTTGGGTTATCTCCTCGTTCATGGCCGGCGTGGTGGTGGTCACCTGCAACTGCTGCGATGCCTCCAAGTCCTGCGCTGGAGTGGCTTCGCTGAGGATAAAATCGTATGGCGTTGCCTGCTCCGCCTCGGACAGGATCTCGATCTCCTCGTCGTAAGGCAGCTCCAGATCGTCCTCCAGTTCGTCGTTGTCCGTGCTGTAGGGATAGTCGGCGCCCCATATTTGCTCGCCACTGGAGATGACCATACCATCCTGCTGCTTACTGGGATTCACCGATGCATTGCTTGCCTTGGGTGGTCGCCCGCGCCGCTTGATGTTCTCCAAAATTAGCGGAACTCCCTTACGAAAGTGTCGACCCAGGAATAGGAGCTCATTGAAGTAACGCCAGGTGATGGGCGTGGCCTGGTTGATCTGCTGGCTGCGGTATTCCCGGGCAAAGCGATCGCGCAGCTTCTTCCAACGCTTGTAGCACAGTTCCTCTGGGGAATTTAAGGCTTTTTTAAACTGACTATTCCCATTGACAGCAAAAAATCTCACCCGACACATTGAGGTTCTCGGAGATTTCGCGCCAGGCTTCGTTTTTGGCAGCCAGGTTCTTGGAGACCCTGATCTTGTGCCGGTCGTACAGCACCGGATGCATTTTGACCAGCTCGATAAGCTGCTCGTTCAGCAAGTCATCCTGGcagtcctcctcctcctcgtccttgCGCCGCTTCTCCTGCTCCATGTCCATTTTTGGCCGCTTCTTGCGCTCCCTTGGCTCAAATCGCATTCCGTCCAGACTTTCGTTTCTCGCTAGACCTTGTTTGTAGTGATCCTTGAGGAAGAGCAGACGCGGAAACATGTCCCAGTAGGTGGGTTCGTCGGGACGCTCCTGGAAACGACGGAACTCCTTGCCAAAACGATCGCGAATGCTCTTCCACCGCGTAATGCAAGCCCGTTCGGAGGCACCCAACTTCTGGGAGATAGCCTTCCAGGCCGCATCCTTCTGGGCAGCATTCTTCACGCTCCTGGCGCTGTCCTTGTCGTAAAGGATCGGATGGCTCTCAATAAGTTTGATCAGCTCGCCGTCGTCCATTGATTTTCgcaattatttgttattatttattttagacgATCTGGCAACCAGGCGGGAAATATCGATAGCTGGTTGATTCAAGCTCCACCTCTACAAATAGCGTAGTCTGATCGGGAGTTCATCTGTTAATGCAGACTTTGTTCTTcaaatagtaatttaaaatatttagatattGTTTCtatatggaaaaaaaataaatatttgtatgctttttttatatgaatttatttatatctccttaaattaattaatatttttattaataatatttaagaaatttgataattttgaaGGCTGAATGCaatatcaaattttttcaTTATCACTACTCAGATATTTAAACAACGCAATATATTAGTATTAGGTTTTGATAAGAATAACCCTTCACCATCGATAGTCGCAAAGTCATCGGTGATTCGATAGTGCCATTCATCCATCTCTATTGTGCGACCTGGCAACGCTGTGTGAACGAAAAATACGGCAGCGTGCTCCATTTCCACCCAcgttttgttataattaaataagtatTACGGTCTAAGACCGATTTTCCACTGCACCCGCAGCGCAGCGAAATCCAGGCGATTGGAAGTTGAAAGTTGGAAAAAGGAAAGAACGGATTTTCTTGCAACAGCGAGTGCGGCTGTGTGCGTGAGCATTGGAATTCGCCTCTGTGTGTGgagtgcctgtgtgtgtgacGGACCAAAAAAGCCGACATCAGCgcccattttttgttgttgattcATTAATACGATACGCCCGTCATGCGCCAGTATTGGTGAGTTGGAGCAGCTCGCCCCATCTCACTCTCACCCAGCGGCGGCAGTCGAAGAAACAGTTACCGCAGAAAGAGCGCAGGGAGCGGCAGAAGAAGAATCAGCGGGAGCAGTCAACGTCATAAAATTTGTCACCGCACttttcacaaaaataacaGTTGGTAAACCGCCATGATCCTGCTGGAAATCAATAACCGTATTATAGAGGAGACGCTGCTGGTCAAATACCGTAATGCCCAAGCAGGGTAAGTTTCAATTTTCCAGTCCCCAATTTCCCTTCCACCATTTTGGTTTATCTACTGCATTCCCCACCGTTATCACCATCGGCGTTGTTATCAGCTTCGTTGGCCCCTCTCACTCGCACCCGTTCTCCTTGCGGGGAACCAATTTCGGGTGTAGTTCCAGCCTTGGAACTTGGAACACTCATCGCTGCAGCTCTCTCCCTCCCACACACGAATTCAAGTACAGTGCTCCCCCTTCCCGTCGACCGCATTTGTTAATTCATTACAGCTCGTTTATCGCATCATTGGTGCATCATAACTATATAACTGACTCATCGCCCGAAGCATACAAATCAAAACTACTACTGGAACTCTAAACATCAAATAAGGTCCCCCAGGTCTACCTCTAACCTAAGACATCCGCTATATTCGACATTTCAAAAACCCGAATGTGTACAATGACAAGTTTTGAGAAGTTAATACCTTGAAAGTGTGTCAAGGGATTCGAGCTACGATAgttaatcatttaaattagCGACACGTTCAGAA
This genomic stretch from Drosophila gunungcola strain Sukarami unplaced genomic scaffold, Dgunungcola_SK_2 000001F, whole genome shotgun sequence harbors:
- the LOC128261458 gene encoding uncharacterized protein LOC128261458, whose protein sequence is MDDGELIKLIESHPILYDKDSARSVKNAAQKDAAWKAISQKLGASERACITRWKSIRDRFGKEFRRFQERPDEPTYWDMFPRLLFLKDHYKQGLARNESLDGMRFEPRERKKRPKMDMEQEKRRKDEEEEDCQDDLLNEQLIELVKMHPVLYDRHKIRVSKNLAAKNEAWREISENLNVSEELCYKRWKKLRDRFAREYRSQQINQATPITWRYFNELLFLGRHFRKGVPLILENIKRRGRPPKASNASVNPSKQQDGMVISSGEQIWGADYPYSTDNDELEDDLELPYDEEIEILSEAEQATPYDFILSEATPAQDLEASQQLQVTTTTPAMNEEITQTIDRANPVVEELPSLVEDSAPPATNSDKLLTTVIANMETVLQQSRELQAQIQHEQQEQEREQRSATPANSLLAKAQMLLDGLSPLERSNAERKIVQFLCQCQIKALDGEEIEDVAPCQVIN